The following are encoded in a window of Immundisolibacter sp. genomic DNA:
- a CDS encoding OmpA family protein — MNTKKQLLVAAGLAALSANVLATDLDDRWYLSAGAGYVFPDDNRDRISTGWDVEGAPSAFLGVGKTINEWLNVELNAKGHSFDLGGGNGNWDQWGATLDGLIFFNRNAKFSPYAVVGAGMMRSDTKLDNADGPIAEAGLGFMHTLNEDGDTLRAEVRHRWDFANLDVPGGNKNHNDWVLMVGVTIPLGKRPEAPAPMPVAMAEPAPPPPPPPAPVTETVVLKDVNFCFDCDTLSAQAQQKLDYDAMAIVEHHPDATFEVAGHTDSIGSEMYNEALSQRRVDSVRTYLIQKGVDGSRMTARGYGESQPVADNATAEGRAQNRRVELRITESR, encoded by the coding sequence ATGAACACAAAGAAACAGCTGCTTGTGGCCGCTGGCCTCGCCGCGCTCAGCGCCAACGTGCTGGCCACCGACCTGGATGACCGCTGGTATCTGTCGGCGGGCGCCGGTTATGTATTCCCGGATGACAACCGTGACAGGATCAGCACAGGATGGGACGTTGAAGGTGCCCCGTCAGCGTTTCTTGGCGTCGGTAAAACGATCAACGAGTGGCTGAATGTGGAACTGAATGCCAAGGGCCACAGTTTCGATCTGGGCGGTGGCAACGGAAATTGGGACCAGTGGGGCGCCACCCTGGACGGCCTGATCTTCTTCAATCGCAATGCCAAGTTCAGCCCATATGCCGTAGTCGGCGCCGGCATGATGCGGTCCGACACCAAACTCGACAACGCCGATGGCCCGATCGCCGAGGCGGGTCTGGGCTTCATGCACACGCTGAACGAGGACGGCGACACCCTGCGCGCGGAAGTGCGCCATCGCTGGGATTTTGCCAACCTGGACGTGCCGGGCGGCAACAAGAACCACAACGACTGGGTGTTGATGGTTGGCGTGACCATCCCGCTTGGCAAGCGTCCGGAAGCCCCCGCGCCAATGCCGGTCGCCATGGCTGAGCCAGCGCCACCACCGCCACCACCGCCAGCACCGGTCACTGAAACGGTCGTCCTCAAGGACGTCAATTTCTGCTTCGACTGCGACACGCTGTCGGCACAGGCACAGCAGAAACTCGACTATGACGCCATGGCTATCGTGGAGCATCATCCTGATGCAACTTTCGAGGTCGCGGGACACACCGACTCGATTGGCTCGGAGATGTACAACGAAGCGCTTTCGCAGCGCCGAGTCGACAGTGTGCGCACCTACCTGATCCAGAAAGGTGTTGACGGCAGCCGCATGACCGCTCGCGGTTACGGCGAGAGCCAGCCGGTGGCCGACAACGCTACGGCCGAGGGCCGGGCGCAGAACCGCCGCGTCGAACTGCGTATCACCGAGAGTCGCTAA
- a CDS encoding Lon protease family protein — protein sequence MAMAPLTPQQLHTACELDLIPYQTTTEVVEQVDVVGQERALAALEFGTGIRRDGYNLFVLGTPGAGRHGVVRRFLERRAAGQATPPDWCYVHNFEQPHRPRALRFAPGQGRRFCEAMAQLVEELHSTLPGAFEGDEYQARRRVVEQEFKDRHEQAIDETRERARGKDIALITTPGGFAFAPLSKGEVMSPAAFHKLPEDDRKRIEGEIEQLEQELAERLRRLPAWQKEARGRIRELNREVALGVVQPAFAELKASFADTPGVPEYLDAACQDVVENVGDFTAPREDAGPRLPFAPEPTFTRYQVNLLIQPPAGRGAPVVYADLPNYPNLVGRLDHQARFGTLSTDFTLIKPGALHEANGGYLLLDAMRLLSQPYAWDAMKRALRAKELRIEPLERAIGLLTTVSLDPEPIPLDVTVLLIGDRRLYYLLAEYDPEFVELFKVAADFEDDLRRSPDITRDLARLLATLANRQGLLPFGAAAVARVIEHASRSIGDAQRVDVRLNYLGDLLTQADYFARQVGETQVAPDHVQTAIDAAEQRSGRVRERVQEAILRDTLLIDTAGERVGQINGLAVLGLGSVMFGRPSRITARVRPGQGRVLDIEREVELGGPLHSKGVLILSSFLAARYSTGEALSLSASLVFEQSYSGVDGDSASCAELYALLSALADAPIRQSLAVTGSVNQFGEVQAIGGVNEKIEGFFDICKARGLAGNQGVLIPASNVQHLMLRAEVRDAVATGQFHVYAVRTVDEGIELLTGLPAGVADTEGIYPEGSINGLVSDRLAEYARIRAALAHGGENNGNGDG from the coding sequence ATGGCGATGGCTCCCCTGACACCACAACAGCTGCATACGGCGTGCGAGCTGGACCTGATTCCCTACCAAACCACGACCGAGGTGGTGGAACAGGTCGATGTTGTCGGCCAGGAGCGGGCCCTGGCGGCGCTGGAATTTGGCACCGGCATCCGGCGTGACGGCTATAACCTGTTTGTGCTGGGCACGCCCGGCGCCGGTCGCCACGGCGTGGTGCGGCGTTTTCTGGAACGCCGCGCGGCCGGTCAGGCCACGCCGCCCGACTGGTGCTATGTGCACAATTTCGAGCAGCCGCACCGTCCGCGCGCGCTGCGCTTTGCGCCTGGCCAGGGGCGACGCTTCTGCGAGGCCATGGCGCAACTGGTCGAGGAGCTGCACAGCACCCTGCCTGGCGCTTTCGAGGGGGACGAGTACCAGGCGCGGCGGCGGGTGGTCGAGCAGGAGTTCAAGGACCGTCACGAGCAGGCAATCGACGAGACCCGCGAGCGTGCCCGCGGCAAAGATATTGCGCTGATAACGACGCCAGGCGGCTTTGCCTTTGCGCCGCTGAGCAAGGGCGAGGTGATGTCGCCGGCAGCCTTCCATAAGCTGCCCGAGGACGACCGCAAGCGCATCGAGGGCGAAATCGAGCAACTGGAGCAGGAACTGGCCGAGCGACTGCGACGCCTCCCGGCGTGGCAGAAGGAAGCCCGCGGACGTATCCGCGAACTGAATCGCGAAGTGGCGCTGGGCGTGGTGCAGCCGGCCTTCGCGGAGCTGAAGGCCAGCTTTGCCGACACGCCGGGCGTGCCCGAATACCTGGACGCCGCCTGCCAGGATGTGGTCGAGAACGTCGGCGACTTCACGGCGCCGCGCGAGGATGCCGGTCCGCGGCTGCCGTTCGCCCCGGAACCGACCTTCACCCGCTACCAGGTCAACCTGCTGATCCAGCCACCGGCCGGGCGCGGCGCGCCGGTGGTATACGCCGATCTGCCGAACTACCCGAACCTGGTCGGGCGGCTGGACCACCAGGCACGTTTTGGAACCTTGTCCACCGACTTCACGCTGATCAAGCCGGGCGCGCTGCACGAGGCGAACGGCGGTTACCTGCTGCTGGACGCCATGCGCCTGCTGAGCCAGCCCTACGCCTGGGATGCCATGAAGCGCGCGCTGCGCGCCAAGGAACTGCGCATCGAGCCGCTGGAGCGGGCCATCGGCCTGCTGACCACCGTGTCGCTGGACCCGGAGCCGATTCCGCTGGACGTGACCGTGCTGCTGATCGGCGATCGCCGGCTGTATTACCTGTTGGCGGAATACGACCCCGAGTTCGTGGAGCTGTTCAAGGTGGCGGCCGATTTCGAGGATGACCTGCGCCGCAGTCCGGACATCACCCGCGATCTGGCCCGCCTGCTGGCCACACTGGCGAACCGGCAGGGCCTGCTGCCGTTCGGTGCGGCGGCCGTGGCGCGGGTGATCGAGCACGCCTCGCGCAGCATTGGCGACGCGCAGCGGGTCGACGTACGCCTGAACTACCTGGGCGATTTGCTGACACAGGCCGATTACTTCGCCCGCCAGGTTGGCGAGACGCAGGTTGCGCCAGACCACGTGCAGACGGCCATCGACGCGGCGGAGCAACGCAGCGGGCGCGTTCGCGAGCGGGTGCAGGAAGCGATTCTGCGCGACACGCTGCTGATCGACACCGCCGGTGAGCGGGTCGGGCAGATCAACGGCCTGGCCGTGCTGGGCCTGGGCAGCGTCATGTTTGGCCGGCCGAGTCGCATCACCGCCCGCGTGCGACCGGGCCAGGGCCGCGTGCTCGACATCGAGCGCGAGGTGGAGCTCGGTGGCCCGCTGCACTCCAAGGGCGTGCTGATCCTGTCGAGCTTCCTGGCCGCCCGCTACTCCACCGGTGAAGCGCTGTCCCTGTCGGCCAGCCTGGTGTTCGAGCAGTCCTACAGCGGCGTTGACGGCGACAGCGCGTCCTGCGCCGAGCTGTATGCACTGCTGTCGGCCCTGGCCGATGCGCCGATCCGTCAGTCCCTGGCAGTGACCGGCTCGGTCAACCAGTTCGGCGAGGTGCAGGCGATCGGCGGCGTCAACGAGAAAATCGAAGGCTTTTTCGATATCTGCAAGGCGCGGGGCCTCGCCGGCAACCAGGGCGTGCTGATCCCGGCCTCCAACGTGCAGCACCTGATGCTGCGGGCCGAGGTGCGCGATGCCGTGGCCACTGGCCAGTTCCACGTCTATGCCGTGCGCACGGTGGACGAGGGCATCGAGCTGCTGACCGGACTGCCGGCAGGCGTGGCGGACACAGAAGGCATTTACCCCGAAGGCAGCATCAACGGCCTGGTCTCGGACCGCCTGGCCGAATACGCACGTATTCGCGCGGCGCTGGCGCACGGCGGCGAGAACAACGGCAATGGCGACGGCTGA
- a CDS encoding DUF6868 family protein, with the protein MNSIETLTTFLGWSTVINFGVLAVAAILLILMRGPISKLHARMFSLDEAELSRAYFQYLAQYKIAIFVFNLAPYIALKIMA; encoded by the coding sequence ATGAATTCGATAGAAACCCTGACTACGTTTCTTGGATGGTCAACGGTCATTAACTTCGGGGTCTTGGCGGTTGCGGCCATTCTGCTGATATTGATGAGGGGGCCCATTTCAAAGCTCCATGCCAGAATGTTTTCGCTCGACGAGGCTGAGTTATCGCGCGCCTATTTTCAATATCTGGCGCAATACAAGATTGCGATCTTTGTGTTTAATCTGGCGCCTTACATCGCCTTGAAGATCATGGCCTGA
- the glyS gene encoding glycine--tRNA ligase subunit beta, whose protein sequence is MAALLIEIGTEELPPRSLQALAQSLAAGLRDGLVEAGLADPGSPASVFATPRRLAVRVAEVLPKAPDRPVERRGPAMKAAYDADGQPTRALRGFAESCGVDVTALESLETDKGAWLVYRHNQQGERLTEALPRVFDAALKALPIDRRMRWGTGEHGEFVRPMHWLLALHGADIIGFERFGLEAGRDSRGHRFRHPQAVHIEHADQYETQLENAFVLADFAGRRDRVAHGVREAATALGGQAVLDDALLDEVTALVESPVAVSGNFDADFLQVPAPVLIAAMRDHQKYFHVVDADGHLLPHFITVANIDSPEPQRVRAGNERVLRARLADARYFWDSDRQQTLVERADGLAGVVYEKRLGTLADKTLRVERLAGLLAGELDANATHTVRAARLAKADLLTHMVGEFPELQGVMGAYYAQHDGEPAAVCTAIGEHYLPRHAGDALPESAEGLALALADRLDTLAGIFAVAGAPGGDRDPFGLRRAALAVARMLIEAALPLDLPALLDAAAEPFAKDGLAGQVFQFVLDRLPAYYEAQGLRPDELDAVLSLKPGRLLDMDRRLRAVADFRRLPQAQSLVAANKRIANILAKAGEEANVAAIDPTLFETPAETTLAHALAATEQRSAPLLADGDYVGLCHQLATLREAVDTFFEAVMVMADDAAVRRNRLALLARLHRLFLGVADLSRLQV, encoded by the coding sequence ATGGCCGCGCTGCTGATCGAGATCGGCACCGAGGAACTGCCACCGCGATCACTGCAAGCGCTGGCCCAGAGCCTGGCCGCAGGTTTGCGTGACGGCTTGGTCGAGGCCGGCCTGGCCGATCCCGGATCGCCGGCAAGCGTATTCGCCACACCACGCCGGCTGGCGGTACGTGTGGCCGAGGTCCTGCCCAAGGCGCCGGACCGACCGGTCGAGCGGCGCGGGCCGGCCATGAAGGCGGCCTACGATGCCGATGGTCAGCCGACCCGCGCGTTGCGTGGTTTTGCCGAGTCCTGTGGCGTGGACGTGACGGCGCTTGAGTCGCTCGAAACCGACAAGGGCGCCTGGCTGGTGTACCGCCACAACCAGCAGGGCGAGCGCCTGACCGAGGCGCTGCCGCGTGTGTTCGATGCCGCGCTCAAGGCGCTGCCCATCGACCGACGTATGCGCTGGGGCACCGGCGAGCACGGCGAATTCGTGCGCCCGATGCACTGGCTATTGGCCCTGCATGGCGCGGACATCATCGGTTTCGAGCGCTTTGGTCTTGAAGCCGGTCGCGACAGCCGCGGCCACCGCTTCCGTCATCCCCAAGCGGTACACATAGAACACGCCGACCAGTACGAAACACAACTCGAAAACGCATTTGTGCTGGCCGACTTCGCCGGCCGCCGCGACCGCGTGGCGCACGGCGTGCGCGAAGCGGCGACCGCACTCGGCGGCCAGGCGGTTCTGGACGACGCCTTGCTGGACGAGGTGACGGCACTGGTGGAATCGCCGGTGGCGGTCAGTGGCAATTTCGACGCCGACTTTCTGCAAGTGCCGGCGCCGGTGCTGATCGCCGCCATGCGCGATCACCAGAAGTATTTCCATGTCGTGGATGCGGACGGTCACCTGCTGCCGCATTTCATCACCGTCGCCAACATCGACAGCCCCGAGCCGCAGCGCGTACGGGCCGGCAACGAACGGGTGCTGCGCGCGCGCCTGGCCGACGCGCGGTATTTCTGGGACAGCGACCGCCAACAGACGCTGGTGGAGCGCGCCGACGGCCTGGCCGGTGTGGTCTACGAGAAGCGCCTGGGCACGCTCGCCGACAAGACGCTGCGGGTCGAGCGACTGGCCGGACTGTTGGCCGGCGAGCTGGACGCCAATGCCACGCACACCGTACGCGCCGCCCGTCTGGCCAAGGCAGACCTGCTGACGCACATGGTCGGGGAGTTCCCAGAGTTGCAGGGCGTGATGGGCGCCTATTACGCGCAGCACGACGGCGAACCGGCAGCCGTGTGCACGGCCATCGGCGAGCATTACCTGCCGCGTCATGCGGGCGATGCACTGCCAGAATCCGCAGAAGGGCTGGCGCTGGCGCTGGCCGACCGGCTCGATACCCTGGCCGGCATCTTCGCGGTGGCCGGCGCGCCGGGCGGGGACCGCGATCCGTTCGGCCTGCGTCGGGCAGCGCTGGCGGTAGCGCGCATGCTGATCGAGGCGGCATTGCCGCTCGACCTTCCGGCGCTGCTGGACGCGGCCGCCGAGCCGTTTGCCAAGGACGGGCTTGCCGGACAGGTATTTCAGTTCGTTCTGGACCGCCTGCCTGCCTACTACGAAGCACAAGGCCTGCGCCCGGACGAACTCGACGCCGTGCTGTCCCTGAAACCCGGCCGGTTACTGGATATGGACCGCCGGCTGCGCGCGGTGGCCGATTTCCGGCGCCTGCCGCAAGCACAAAGCCTGGTGGCGGCCAACAAGCGCATTGCCAATATTCTTGCCAAAGCGGGCGAGGAGGCCAACGTGGCGGCTATCGACCCGACACTGTTCGAGACCCCGGCCGAAACGACACTGGCCCATGCCCTTGCAGCAACCGAACAACGCAGCGCACCCTTGCTCGCTGACGGCGACTACGTGGGCCTGTGCCACCAGTTGGCGACCCTGCGCGAGGCGGTGGATACGTTCTTCGAGGCTGTCATGGTGATGGCCGACGATGCCGCGGTTCGGCGCAATCGACTGGCGCTGCTGGCGCGCCTGCACCGGCTGTTTCTGGGCGTGGCCGATCTGTCGCGCCTGCAGGTGTGA
- the glyQ gene encoding glycine--tRNA ligase subunit alpha: MTFQDLILRLQTYWARQGCALMQPLDMEVGAGTFHPATFLRALGPQPWAAAYVQPSRRPTDGRYGNNPNRLQHYFQFQVVIKPSPLDIQELYLDSLRELGVDPLINDIRFVEDNWESPTLGAWGLGWEVWLNGMEVTQFTYFQQVGGIECRPVTAEITYGLERIAMYLQGVDSVYDLTWVDGPQGRITYRDVYHRNEVEQSHYNFDHAPVDALLAAFDAAERTCLALVEAALPLPAYEQVLKASHSFNLLDARRAIGVTERARYILRVRTLARAVAEAYVMPAGETA; encoded by the coding sequence GTGACTTTCCAGGACCTGATTCTTCGCCTGCAAACCTATTGGGCGCGCCAGGGCTGCGCGCTGATGCAGCCGCTCGACATGGAAGTCGGCGCCGGTACCTTCCACCCGGCGACCTTCCTGCGCGCGCTCGGCCCCCAACCGTGGGCGGCGGCTTATGTGCAGCCGTCGCGCCGGCCGACCGACGGTCGTTACGGCAACAACCCCAATCGCCTGCAGCATTACTTCCAGTTTCAGGTGGTGATCAAGCCCTCGCCGCTGGACATTCAGGAGCTGTACCTGGACTCGCTGCGGGAGCTGGGTGTCGATCCGCTCATCAACGATATCCGTTTCGTCGAGGACAACTGGGAGTCGCCGACGCTGGGCGCCTGGGGCCTGGGCTGGGAGGTTTGGCTCAATGGCATGGAGGTGACGCAGTTCACCTACTTCCAACAGGTGGGCGGCATCGAGTGTCGACCGGTGACGGCCGAGATCACCTACGGCCTGGAACGCATCGCCATGTATTTGCAGGGTGTCGACAGCGTGTACGACCTGACCTGGGTGGACGGACCCCAGGGTCGCATCACTTACCGCGACGTGTACCACCGCAACGAGGTCGAGCAGTCGCATTACAACTTCGATCACGCGCCGGTGGACGCGCTGCTGGCCGCCTTCGACGCCGCCGAGCGCACCTGCCTGGCGCTGGTCGAGGCCGCGCTGCCGCTGCCGGCCTACGAGCAGGTGCTCAAAGCCTCGCACAGCTTCAACCTGCTGGACGCGCGCCGCGCCATCGGCGTGACCGAGCGGGCGCGCTACATCCTGCGGGTGCGCACCCTGGCACGAGCGGTGGCCGAAGCCTACGTCATGCCTGCCGGGGAGACCGCTTGA
- the gmhB gene encoding D-glycero-beta-D-manno-heptose 1,7-bisphosphate 7-phosphatase, with protein MNVGIARSPSGARRWLILDRDGVINHDSADYIRSVADWRPIPGALEAISRLSAAGFGLAVATNQSGVGRGYFSLATLNAIHARLLQAVTKAGGHIEAIAYCPHTPAESCGCRKPAPGLLLRLMADCGFAPADSVMIGDAQRDLEAARAAAVACIAVGTGASELGTRHGVPAFADLGAAADWLLQGHWPC; from the coding sequence GTGAACGTCGGCATCGCCCGCTCACCCAGCGGCGCGCGGCGCTGGCTGATCCTGGACCGCGATGGCGTGATCAATCATGACAGTGCGGACTACATCCGCAGCGTCGCCGACTGGCGACCCATCCCTGGCGCCCTGGAGGCCATTTCGCGCCTGAGCGCCGCCGGCTTTGGCCTTGCCGTCGCCACCAACCAGTCCGGCGTCGGGCGCGGGTATTTCAGCCTGGCAACGCTCAATGCCATCCACGCCCGCCTGTTGCAGGCAGTGACGAAAGCCGGTGGGCACATCGAAGCCATCGCCTACTGCCCGCACACCCCGGCCGAGTCCTGCGGTTGTCGTAAACCGGCTCCCGGTCTGCTGCTGCGCCTGATGGCCGACTGCGGCTTTGCGCCCGCCGACTCGGTCATGATCGGGGATGCACAGCGCGACCTGGAAGCCGCCCGCGCTGCCGCAGTGGCATGCATCGCGGTGGGTACGGGAGCATCGGAACTGGGCACCCGCCATGGTGTGCCCGCCTTCGCCGATCTTGGAGCCGCCGCCGACTGGCTGCTGCAGGGGCACTGGCCATGCTGA
- a CDS encoding lysophospholipid acyltransferase family protein encodes MLTLLRSLAFSAGMLVTVIIYGALVPLVSALPFRHRYAFTRHWAIVNLRWLELTCGVRYRVVGRQNLPTGAVVVLSKHQSTWETLVFQELFPPLVWVMKRELLWVPFFGWGLAMGRPIAIDRGAGRRAMEQLLQQGQARLADGLWVVTFPEGTRMRPGERGRYRAGGALLAVQAGVPVLPVAHNAGELWGKRRFLKHPGTITVAIGPQIVTEGRDATAVLSEAEEWIESSLTGIMGTARTKRSP; translated from the coding sequence ATGCTGACGTTACTGCGTTCGCTGGCATTCTCGGCCGGCATGCTGGTCACGGTCATCATCTATGGCGCACTGGTGCCGCTGGTGTCGGCGCTGCCGTTTCGCCATCGCTACGCCTTTACCCGGCACTGGGCCATCGTCAACCTGCGCTGGCTGGAGCTGACTTGCGGCGTGCGTTACCGGGTGGTGGGCCGCCAGAACCTGCCCACCGGGGCGGTGGTGGTCCTGTCCAAACATCAGTCCACCTGGGAGACGCTGGTCTTCCAGGAACTGTTTCCGCCCCTGGTGTGGGTAATGAAGCGGGAATTGCTGTGGGTGCCCTTTTTTGGCTGGGGCCTGGCCATGGGTCGGCCGATAGCCATCGATCGCGGCGCCGGCCGGCGTGCCATGGAGCAGTTGCTGCAACAAGGTCAGGCACGCCTCGCCGACGGCCTGTGGGTGGTGACCTTTCCCGAGGGCACGCGCATGCGCCCAGGTGAGCGCGGCCGGTACCGAGCAGGCGGTGCCCTGCTGGCCGTACAGGCCGGCGTGCCGGTATTGCCGGTGGCCCATAATGCCGGCGAGCTATGGGGAAAGCGGCGGTTCTTGAAGCACCCTGGCACAATCACCGTCGCAATCGGCCCGCAGATAGTCACAGAAGGGCGGGATGCAACAGCCGTGCTCAGCGAAGCCGAAGAATGGATTGAAAGTAGTCTTACTGGCATAATGGGCACCGCGCGCACCAAACGGAGCCCGTAG
- a CDS encoding SatD family protein, with protein sequence MQGAHTFFVLVADLVASRRALRRPDLALRLETCLRQLASSADWRAPLMSTRGLDELSGVLHRPQMAFDLMHAVNLVVWPQRFRFALAAGTIDVGLASNVAGDMDGPAFHRAADALARVRRERLAAGFELPGVSATQTRMAEALAGLHQTIMENWSPATAVAVAAYEQPFGQAGAQAGTQAQTAHRLGISQQAVSAALRRARVAELAVARDALRRWLHEVGQEQTA encoded by the coding sequence GTGCAGGGGGCTCATACATTCTTTGTGCTGGTGGCCGATCTGGTGGCATCCCGTCGGGCGCTTCGACGCCCCGACCTCGCGCTACGGCTGGAAACCTGCCTGCGCCAACTGGCCAGCAGTGCGGACTGGCGGGCGCCGCTCATGTCGACCCGTGGGCTGGACGAACTGTCAGGTGTGCTGCACAGGCCGCAGATGGCCTTCGATCTGATGCACGCCGTCAATCTCGTGGTTTGGCCGCAGCGATTTCGCTTCGCTCTGGCGGCGGGGACGATCGATGTCGGCCTTGCCAGTAACGTTGCTGGCGACATGGACGGGCCGGCCTTTCACCGCGCCGCCGATGCGCTGGCCCGGGTGCGCCGGGAGCGTCTCGCCGCCGGCTTCGAGCTGCCGGGCGTCAGTGCGACACAAACGCGCATGGCTGAGGCACTGGCTGGTCTGCACCAGACCATTATGGAAAACTGGTCTCCCGCGACAGCGGTCGCGGTTGCTGCCTACGAGCAGCCCTTCGGGCAGGCCGGTGCGCAGGCAGGCACCCAGGCGCAGACGGCGCACCGACTGGGCATCAGCCAGCAGGCGGTGTCGGCTGCCTTGCGCCGCGCGCGGGTGGCGGAGCTTGCCGTGGCCCGGGATGCCCTGCGGCGGTGGTTACACGAGGTAGGGCAGGAGCAGACCGCATGA
- a CDS encoding SulP family inorganic anion transporter, translating to MLKFLRQDWLANVRNDLLAGMVVALALIPEAIAFSIIAGVDPKVGLYASFCIATVIAFTGGRPGMISAATGAMALVMVMLVKDHGLQYLLAATVLTGVLQILAGWLRLGALMRFVSRSVITGFVNALAILIFMAQLPELTNVSWHVYAMTAAGLGIIYLFPYLTRAVPSPLVAIVVLSGVAMFLGLDIRTVGDMGQLPDSLPLFLLPEVPLNLETLQIIFPVSATLAVVGLLESMMTASIVDDLTDSGSNKNRECVGQGMANIASGFLGGMAGCAMIGQSVINVKSGGRGRLSTLAAGLFLLVMVVFIGDWVARIPMAALVAVMIMVAIGTFNWASIRNLRHNPKSSSVVMLATVVVVVFTHDLARGVLVGVLLSGFFFAHKVGQILRVKSMSEDEGRVRTYTVTGQVFFASAERFVDAFDYREVIEKVRIDVSRAHFWDITAISALDKVVIKFRREATEVEVIGLNEASATMVDRFAVHDKDGAEDLLLGH from the coding sequence ATGCTGAAATTCCTGCGCCAGGACTGGCTCGCCAATGTCCGCAACGATCTGCTGGCGGGCATGGTGGTCGCCCTGGCGCTGATCCCGGAGGCGATTGCGTTCTCGATCATCGCCGGGGTCGACCCCAAGGTGGGGCTGTACGCCTCGTTCTGTATCGCCACGGTGATCGCCTTTACCGGCGGCCGCCCCGGCATGATTTCGGCTGCCACCGGTGCCATGGCGCTGGTGATGGTCATGCTGGTCAAGGACCACGGCCTGCAGTACCTGCTGGCCGCCACGGTGCTGACCGGCGTGCTGCAAATCCTGGCCGGCTGGCTCAGGCTCGGTGCGCTGATGCGTTTTGTGTCGCGCTCGGTGATCACCGGCTTCGTCAACGCGCTGGCGATCCTGATCTTCATGGCGCAACTGCCGGAACTGACCAACGTCAGCTGGCATGTGTACGCCATGACGGCGGCCGGCCTGGGCATCATTTACCTGTTCCCGTACCTGACCCGGGCGGTGCCATCGCCGCTGGTGGCGATCGTGGTGCTGTCGGGTGTGGCTATGTTCCTTGGCCTGGACATCCGCACAGTGGGCGACATGGGTCAGCTGCCGGACAGCTTGCCGCTGTTTCTGTTGCCCGAGGTGCCGCTGAATCTGGAAACATTGCAGATCATCTTTCCGGTGTCCGCAACGCTGGCCGTGGTGGGCCTGCTCGAATCGATGATGACGGCGTCCATCGTCGACGACCTGACCGATTCGGGCAGCAACAAGAACCGCGAATGCGTGGGCCAGGGCATGGCCAACATCGCTTCCGGGTTTCTGGGTGGCATGGCCGGCTGCGCGATGATTGGCCAGTCGGTCATCAACGTGAAATCGGGCGGTCGGGGGCGCCTGTCCACCCTGGCGGCGGGCCTGTTCCTGCTGGTAATGGTGGTGTTCATCGGCGACTGGGTGGCGCGCATTCCGATGGCCGCGCTGGTGGCGGTGATGATCATGGTCGCCATCGGCACCTTCAACTGGGCGTCGATCCGCAACCTGCGCCATAACCCGAAAAGCTCCAGCGTGGTGATGCTCGCCACGGTGGTGGTGGTCGTTTTCACGCACGACCTGGCCAGGGGCGTGCTGGTGGGCGTGCTGCTGTCGGGCTTTTTCTTCGCCCACAAGGTGGGGCAGATCCTGCGCGTGAAATCGATGAGTGAAGACGAAGGCCGGGTGCGTACCTATACCGTGACCGGGCAGGTGTTTTTTGCCTCGGCGGAGCGCTTCGTCGACGCCTTCGATTACCGGGAGGTGATCGAGAAAGTCCGCATCGACGTCAGCCGCGCCCATTTCTGGGACATCACGGCGATCAGCGCGCTCGACAAGGTGGTGATCAAGTTCCGCCGCGAGGCCACCGAGGTGGAAGTCATCGGCTTGAATGAAGCCAGCGCCACGATGGTGGACAGATTCGCCGTGCACGACAAGGACGGCGCCGAAGACCTGCTGCTCGGCCATTGA